In the Dendrosporobacter quercicolus genome, TCGCAAATATGGCTGGAACCGGGCGAGAGTATGACTCTGCATGAAATGTTGATTGCGCTGGCTGTCGTAAGCGCCAATGATGCGGCGGTTTCTGTTATGGAGCATATATACGGCAGCCAGCAGGCGGCCGTAGACGCCATGAACAACCGGGCTCAGGCCTTAGGGTTGAAAGATACCAATTTTGCCAATGTTAACGGCCTGCCGATTCCCGGGCATTACATGAGTGCCTTTGATACGGCCTTAATTGTCAAAGAGGCAGTGCGCCATCCTCTTTATATGGAATTGTGCAGCATCAAAGAATATTGGCTGCGCGACGGAAAGAACTGGCTGGTCAATACCAATAAATTATTATGGTGGTATAAAGGAGCGGATGGCTTAAAAACCGGCTGGACGGAAGACGCTAAATATTGTTTTGCCGGAACGGCAAAACGGGATGGTCTGCGATTGATTTCGGTTGTTTTTGCAACACCTGAACCGCGTTCTCATTTAAGAGAAAGTATGCGCCTGATGGATTGGGGCTTTGCCAATTATGCAGCAGTGCCGATAATTGAAGCCGGCGCTCCGGTTGAGCGGCTTAAGGTAAGCAAAGGACAGGAAAAGGAAATTGCGCTGGTGGCTGCTGAAGATCTGAATTTATTGGTGGCCAAAGGTCAGGGGAAAAACCTGCAAAAGACAATAACGGCCGATCCGGTGGTTACTGCTCCGGTGGTTCAGGGGCAAAAATATGGTGAGCTGGTGATATTGCGGGATGGACAGGAGCTTGGCAAAGTAGATTTGGTTGCTGAACGCAGCATTGAAAAGGCCGGCTTCTTCAAAGTATTCCAGGATATGTTCAGCAATCTGTTTAGTATTGGTTAGTACTGTGTGTGCATTCTTGGAACTTTAGATTGTTTGCGCTAGCAGGCGGGACGTTATGTCCCGGCTTTTTTTTAAGCCAGGCAGGAAAAATTTTCCTTATAACGAATATAAGAATCCTAGATGCAATTTGAAGGAGGAATAGCATGAAGATAGTCACTTTGTTGAAGCAAGGTGTGTTAATAGTGCGGGTGGAAGGTGAGTTGGACATGCATGTGGCTGATGAATTCCGCAAGCTGGTCGATGATGCGATCGATTCCTATGGGGTGAAGAATGTAATTCTTAATTTGCAGGAGGTATCATTCATTGACAGTTCCGGTCTAGGCGTAATTCTAGGACGTTATAAGAGAATCAGTCATGGCGGCGGCAAGCTTGCAGCCACAAATGTTCAGCCCCAGGTCACGAAAATTTTCGAGTTATCAGGTTTATTAACAATCATAAAGCTGTATGAATCTGAAAACCAAGCTTTAACGCAGGCGTGAGGAGGAACATTTATGGCAATCAGAAATCAGGTAAAGATGTCTTTGCAAAGTTTAAGTGAAAATGTTGGTATTGCCAGAGTGACCGCCGCAGCTTTTGCGGCTCAACTTGATTTAACCTTAAACGAAATTGAGGAAATTAAGGTGGCGGTATCTGAGGCAATATCAAATTCGGTTATCCACGCCTATGGTAATGAGGACAACGGCATTATTGAATTTGTCATGAATCTTTATGATGAAAAAATTGAATATATTATTCGTGATTATGGAACGGGAATTGCCGATATTCATCTGGCCCGCCAGCCTTCTTATTCCAGTGATCCGGAACGAATGGGCCTGGGATTTGTATTCATGGAGTCCTTCATGGATGAATTGGATGTTAGTTCTGAACCTGATCAGGGCACAATAGTAAAAATGGCGAAAAAATTTCAGCCTGGCGCTGCACACTAGGTGGTATATGACCATGCTTGGAGATGAAGAATTAAGAGAACTGGTAACAAAAGCGCAGGCGGGCGATCAGCAGGCCAAGGAAGTTATTCTTAAACGGAATTTAAATCTGGTAAGAAGCATAGTGCACCGTTTTACCAACAGAGGTTATGAATGGGATGATTTATTTCAGATTGGCTGCATTGGCTTAATTAAGGCAATTGAGCGGTTTGACCTGAGTTTTAGCGTAAAGTTTTCAACTTATGCCGTGCCGATGATCATCGGCGAAATTCGCCGGTTTATGCGTGACGACAATCCGATTAAAGTCAGCAGACCGGTCAAGGAACTGGCCTATAAGGTTCATAAGACGCAGGAGAAGCTTCACGGGACTTTGGGACGGGAGCCGACCATCGGGGAGATATCTAAAGAACTGGCGCTGGCGCCGCAGGAAATAGTCTCTGCCTTGGAAGCCATGCAGCCGCCGGCTTCGCTTTACGATCAGGCTTTTCATGACAGCGGAGATCAGGTTCTATTGCTTGATCAGATTAAATGTAACGACGGACAGGATAATGCCTATTTTGAAAAACTGGCCCTGAAAGAGATCTTATCAAGGCTGCCGTTAAAAGAGCGAACGGTAATCACTCTGCGGTTTTTTGAAGATAAAACCCAGTCGGAGATTGCTCAGATTATCGGATTGTCCCAAGTTCAGGTTTCCAGGATTGAGAAAGCCGCTCTCAAATTAATTAAGCAATTTTTACAGACCTCTTAGTACGGGGTCTATTTTTTTGCCTGGTTTGGGAATACTAGTACTGTGCGTTATTTAAAACCTTTGCTTTTAGGGGTGACGTACGGTACTAAGCGCGAGGTGACGATATGAGGCGGAAATTAACCTTAATGATTATTATGCTTTGCCTGGCAGTAACCGGCAGCACGATGGCCTGGCTGTATTTTGGCTATGAATTTCCCAAGAAATCCCCGGTGCGGGCTAAGCAGGTTCATTATATTGACACAAGTTCCGGCTTCCGGATTTAAACGCCAGGACGGCATTCGTACCGTGAAGTACCAGGACCTTTAGTATAATTATTTCATTTTTTCGCAAACTAACTATGAATTTGCTAAATATAAGGAGGAGTTAAGGATGGTTGTAAAAGTGATTGAGCTTGTGGGAACTTCGCGCCACAATTGGACTGATGCAGTTGACAATGCCGTCACCGAAGCGGCAAAAACCCTTGATGATATTATGGGGGTAGAAGTGACGAACTTTACCGCCAATATTGACAATGGACGTATTGCCGAATATAAGGCCGATGTGAAAGTAGCATTTCACGTTCATTAAATTTTAGTATCCGCATTATACCCTGTTGGATTGAACTTTGCAAGACTGTCAGTCCAACAGGGTTTTTTGTATGGTAAGAGAAAAGCAGTCATCCGGCTAAGTCACAAGTGAAAGGAATTAGCTGGCTAATAACACCTATTTCTTAGGCTTGGATTCTTCTTTCTGCTCCTTGGCGTCTTTGGTCTTTCTGGCTTTTTGGAGACTTTTGAACTGATCGTACGTTTTACCGCCCATGGACGTTTACCCTCCTTGATAAAAATTTTATTGCATACTATTTAGCTAGTGTGCCTAATAATGATAGAACTATGATTGGGGATAGTTGCCTATTGTCAGCCAAGAAGTTTTTATAAAAAAAGTCTACTGAATTACTCAGGAGATTTGCTATATATTATTCTTTTTACGTTGTTGTAAATG is a window encoding:
- a CDS encoding dodecin family protein; its protein translation is MVVKVIELVGTSRHNWTDAVDNAVTEAAKTLDDIMGVEVTNFTANIDNGRIAEYKADVKVAFHVH
- the spoIIAA gene encoding anti-sigma F factor antagonist; translated protein: MKIVTLLKQGVLIVRVEGELDMHVADEFRKLVDDAIDSYGVKNVILNLQEVSFIDSSGLGVILGRYKRISHGGGKLAATNVQPQVTKIFELSGLLTIIKLYESENQALTQA
- the sigF gene encoding RNA polymerase sporulation sigma factor SigF, producing MLGDEELRELVTKAQAGDQQAKEVILKRNLNLVRSIVHRFTNRGYEWDDLFQIGCIGLIKAIERFDLSFSVKFSTYAVPMIIGEIRRFMRDDNPIKVSRPVKELAYKVHKTQEKLHGTLGREPTIGEISKELALAPQEIVSALEAMQPPASLYDQAFHDSGDQVLLLDQIKCNDGQDNAYFEKLALKEILSRLPLKERTVITLRFFEDKTQSEIAQIIGLSQVQVSRIEKAALKLIKQFLQTS
- the spoIIAB gene encoding anti-sigma F factor; its protein translation is MAIRNQVKMSLQSLSENVGIARVTAAAFAAQLDLTLNEIEEIKVAVSEAISNSVIHAYGNEDNGIIEFVMNLYDEKIEYIIRDYGTGIADIHLARQPSYSSDPERMGLGFVFMESFMDELDVSSEPDQGTIVKMAKKFQPGAAH
- a CDS encoding D-alanyl-D-alanine carboxypeptidase family protein; translation: MHQMRPSRLIVMLIAILLIVSIVTAGAWAAEPKRSAAQLETIAESAVLMDGNGTVLFEKDSHKQLPPASVTKVMTLLLAIEAVEQGKVKLTDPVTTSEGAWRQGGSQIWLEPGESMTLHEMLIALAVVSANDAAVSVMEHIYGSQQAAVDAMNNRAQALGLKDTNFANVNGLPIPGHYMSAFDTALIVKEAVRHPLYMELCSIKEYWLRDGKNWLVNTNKLLWWYKGADGLKTGWTEDAKYCFAGTAKRDGLRLISVVFATPEPRSHLRESMRLMDWGFANYAAVPIIEAGAPVERLKVSKGQEKEIALVAAEDLNLLVAKGQGKNLQKTITADPVVTAPVVQGQKYGELVILRDGQELGKVDLVAERSIEKAGFFKVFQDMFSNLFSIG